A part of Microbacterium atlanticum genomic DNA contains:
- the secF gene encoding protein translocase subunit SecF, with product MRSMSQFGNDLYTGKTSFPFVGRRNLWFLIAALLVLGSALVPLFRPIQFSIEFTGGSQFTVNGVQSPVDQSLATDAVLSVVPDATTKVVTIGEDAVRVQTDQMTDAESREVSDALAEAYGVPASEVSYAFIGPSWGADVTRQSLWGLAIFLALTFIILALYFRTWKMSVSAIIGLVDVLIITIGIYALFGFEISPAAVIGFLTILSYALYDTTVVFDKIRENTSEDGEVSGRTFGESVNLAVNQTLVRSINTTVVAILPTGAILFIGLIWVGAQTLTDLSLSIFVGTIVAAYSTIFVAAPLYSLLRENEPAIKARDARVIAARELAGIPA from the coding sequence ATGCGCTCCATGAGCCAGTTCGGCAACGACCTCTACACGGGCAAGACGTCCTTCCCCTTCGTCGGCCGCCGGAACCTGTGGTTCCTCATCGCCGCGCTCCTCGTGCTCGGGTCGGCGCTCGTTCCCCTGTTCCGGCCGATCCAGTTCTCCATCGAGTTCACCGGCGGCTCGCAGTTCACCGTCAACGGAGTGCAGTCGCCGGTCGACCAGTCGCTCGCCACGGACGCGGTGCTCTCGGTGGTTCCCGACGCGACGACGAAGGTCGTCACGATCGGCGAGGACGCGGTGCGCGTCCAGACGGACCAGATGACGGATGCCGAGAGCCGCGAGGTCTCCGACGCCCTGGCCGAGGCCTACGGCGTCCCGGCCAGCGAGGTGAGCTACGCCTTCATCGGCCCGAGCTGGGGCGCCGACGTGACCCGCCAGTCGCTGTGGGGCCTGGCGATCTTCCTCGCGCTGACCTTCATCATCCTGGCGCTGTACTTCCGCACCTGGAAGATGTCGGTGTCGGCGATCATCGGCCTCGTCGATGTGCTGATCATCACCATCGGGATCTACGCCCTCTTCGGGTTCGAGATCTCTCCCGCCGCGGTGATCGGCTTCCTGACGATCCTCTCGTATGCGCTCTATGACACCACTGTCGTGTTCGACAAGATCAGGGAGAACACGAGTGAGGACGGCGAGGTGTCCGGTCGCACGTTCGGCGAGTCGGTCAACCTCGCCGTGAACCAGACGCTCGTGCGCTCGATCAACACCACCGTCGTGGCGATCCTGCCGACCGGCGCGATCCTGTTCATCGGTCTGATCTGGGTCGGCGCGCAGACACTCACCGATCTCTCGCTGTCGATCTTCGTGGGCACGATCGTGGCGGCGTACTCGACCATCTTCGTCGCCGCCCCGCTGTACTCGCTGCTGCGCGAGAACGAGCCGGCGATCAAGGCCCGCGATGCGCGCGTGATCGCGGCGCGCGAGCTGGCCGGCATCCCGGCCTGA
- a CDS encoding RelA/SpoT family protein: protein MTETVPPAQSSSLRRLVPRIFSRSARRDDVEQLLRTVRTHHPKGDLSIVERAYSVAEAAHSGQARQSGEPYITHPLAVAQILADLGLGPRAIAAALLHDTVEDTEYSLDMLTSEFGDEVAMLVDGVTKLDKVKYGESAQAETVRKMIVAMSRDIRVLLIKLADRLHNARTWGFVPPEKARKKATETLEIYAPLAHRLGIQAIKSELEDLSFAVLHPKLYAEIDSLVKQRTPQREQYVQNVIAAVDSDLRELRIRGRVMGRPKQLYSVYQKMVVRGREFDDIYDLIGIRVLVGSVRDCYAVLGAIHARWTPLSGRFKDYIATPKFNLYQSLHTTVIGPGGRTVEIQIRTHEMHQQAEYGVAAHWKYKEQMNGGKTDAKSVDTDMAWLAHISDWQAETADPGEFLDSLRFEIGAKEVYVFTPKGRVIGLPAGATPVDFAYAVHTEVGHRTMGAKVNGRLMPLESQLKSGDVVEVFTSKNPDAGPSQDWLGFVKSTRARNKIRGWFTKERREEAIEQGKESIARAMRRQNLPLQRLMSQDSFAEVAHQLRYEDVSALYAAVGEGHVSTQSVIEKVTALVAANDTTTGPIDLPVVGRARAPRDGDSGILVRGAPDILVKLAKCCTPVPGDEVVGFVTRGSGVSVHRADCTNVKSLMEDPERLIDVEWAPTTKSVFLVQIQVEALDRSGLLSDVTRVLSEHHVNILSATVSTSNDRLALSRFVFEMGDIVHLDRVLNAVRRIDAVYDVYRVTSS, encoded by the coding sequence ATGACCGAGACCGTTCCCCCCGCCCAGTCCTCGTCGCTGCGGCGACTGGTGCCGCGGATCTTCTCCCGGTCGGCTCGGCGCGACGACGTCGAGCAGCTCCTTCGGACGGTCCGCACGCACCACCCGAAGGGCGATCTGTCGATCGTCGAGCGCGCATACTCCGTCGCCGAGGCGGCGCACTCCGGTCAGGCGCGGCAGAGCGGCGAGCCGTACATCACGCACCCGCTCGCCGTGGCGCAGATCCTCGCCGACCTCGGTCTCGGTCCCCGCGCGATCGCCGCCGCCCTTCTCCACGACACGGTCGAGGACACCGAGTACTCCCTCGACATGCTCACCAGCGAGTTCGGCGACGAGGTCGCCATGCTCGTCGACGGGGTCACCAAGCTCGACAAGGTCAAGTACGGCGAGAGCGCCCAGGCCGAGACGGTCCGCAAGATGATCGTCGCGATGTCCCGCGACATCCGCGTCCTGCTCATCAAGCTCGCCGACCGGCTGCACAACGCCCGCACGTGGGGCTTCGTCCCGCCCGAGAAGGCCCGCAAGAAGGCCACCGAGACGCTCGAGATCTACGCACCCCTCGCGCATCGACTCGGCATCCAGGCGATCAAGTCGGAGCTCGAGGACCTGTCGTTCGCGGTGCTGCACCCGAAGCTGTACGCCGAGATCGACAGCCTGGTCAAGCAGCGCACCCCGCAGCGCGAGCAGTACGTGCAGAACGTCATCGCGGCCGTCGACAGCGACCTCCGCGAGCTGCGGATCCGGGGCCGTGTGATGGGCCGGCCGAAGCAGCTGTACTCGGTGTACCAGAAGATGGTCGTGCGCGGTCGCGAGTTCGACGACATCTACGACCTCATCGGCATCCGCGTCCTCGTCGGGAGCGTGCGCGACTGCTACGCCGTCCTCGGGGCGATCCACGCCCGCTGGACGCCGCTGTCCGGCCGCTTCAAGGACTACATCGCGACGCCGAAGTTCAACCTCTACCAGTCGCTGCACACCACGGTCATCGGTCCGGGCGGCCGCACCGTCGAGATCCAGATCCGCACGCACGAGATGCATCAGCAGGCGGAGTACGGCGTCGCGGCGCACTGGAAGTACAAGGAGCAGATGAACGGCGGCAAGACGGACGCCAAGTCCGTCGACACCGACATGGCCTGGCTCGCGCACATCTCGGACTGGCAGGCCGAGACCGCCGACCCGGGGGAGTTCCTCGACTCGCTGCGCTTCGAGATCGGCGCCAAGGAGGTCTACGTCTTCACGCCGAAGGGCCGCGTGATCGGCCTCCCGGCCGGCGCGACCCCGGTCGACTTCGCCTACGCGGTCCACACCGAGGTCGGCCATCGGACCATGGGCGCGAAGGTGAACGGGCGCCTCATGCCGCTGGAGTCGCAGCTGAAGAGCGGCGACGTCGTCGAGGTCTTCACCTCGAAGAATCCCGACGCCGGGCCGAGCCAGGACTGGCTGGGCTTCGTCAAGAGCACGCGTGCGCGCAACAAGATCCGGGGCTGGTTCACCAAGGAGCGCCGCGAGGAGGCGATCGAGCAGGGCAAGGAATCGATCGCGCGTGCGATGCGCCGCCAGAACCTGCCGCTGCAGCGTCTGATGAGCCAGGACTCGTTCGCCGAGGTCGCCCATCAGCTGCGCTACGAGGACGTTTCGGCCCTGTACGCGGCCGTCGGCGAAGGCCACGTCTCGACGCAGTCCGTGATCGAGAAGGTCACTGCGCTCGTCGCGGCCAACGACACCACCACCGGCCCGATCGACCTCCCCGTGGTGGGCCGCGCCCGCGCGCCCCGCGACGGCGACTCCGGCATCCTCGTCCGAGGAGCACCTGACATCCTGGTGAAGCTCGCGAAATGCTGCACCCCGGTGCCCGGCGACGAGGTCGTCGGCTTCGTGACGCGGGGGAGCGGAGTCTCGGTGCACCGCGCGGACTGCACGAACGTCAAGTCGCTGATGGAGGACCCGGAGCGTCTGATCGACGTCGAGTGGGCGCCGACGACCAAGAGCGTCTTCCTGGTGCAGATCCAGGTCGAAGCGCTGGACCGCTCGGGACTCCTCAGCGACGTCACCCGCGTCCTCAGCGAGCACCACGTCAACATCCTGTCGGCGACGGTCTCGACGTCGAACGACCGGCTGGCCCTCAGCCGATTCGTGTTCGAGATGGGAGACATCGTCCATCTCGACCGTGTGCTGAACGCGGTGAGACGCATCGACGCGGTCTACGACGTGTATCGCGTCACGTCCTCCTGA
- a CDS encoding type IV toxin-antitoxin system AbiEi family antitoxin: MGSPFLYFTDDRLSRAELTAACLDGDLVALGEAYIPADAIETAALRAGSLSPMLGDRLAATHLTAAWIHGALPTPPVRHTVQRAVARRLHLVTDRRLVYRDLAVTPDDLQRVGGVFVTTPERTLADLARIGDEQHEEAARLLAEAVPGLVAAAVGRLQAGSLPYKRAALAVLQRIAAAQEDVTRYTS; the protein is encoded by the coding sequence ATGGGATCGCCGTTCCTCTACTTCACCGATGACCGCCTGTCGCGGGCGGAGCTCACGGCCGCGTGCCTCGACGGCGACCTCGTGGCGCTCGGCGAGGCCTACATCCCGGCGGACGCGATCGAGACCGCGGCTCTGCGAGCCGGCTCGCTGAGTCCGATGCTCGGCGACAGGCTCGCCGCCACCCACCTCACCGCCGCGTGGATCCACGGCGCCCTCCCGACGCCGCCCGTTCGGCACACGGTCCAGCGCGCGGTGGCGCGGCGGCTCCACCTGGTCACCGATCGACGGCTGGTGTACCGCGACCTCGCCGTCACGCCGGACGACCTCCAGCGCGTCGGAGGCGTCTTCGTGACGACACCCGAGCGTACGCTGGCCGACCTCGCCCGGATCGGCGACGAGCAGCACGAGGAGGCGGCGCGGCTGCTGGCCGAGGCCGTCCCGGGACTCGTCGCCGCCGCCGTCGGCCGCCTCCAGGCCGGCTCGCTGCCCTACAAGCGGGCGGCGCTGGCGGTTCTCCAGCGGATCGCGGCGGCTCAGGAGGACGTGACGCGATACACGTCGTAG
- a CDS encoding DUF349 domain-containing protein: protein MTAAADFQPETDAAEDIAGGEHENPAAAAEAADAGESSLEETDAAAAPAGTDLTPPDSLTSADESEGSTVAEAGDAGSAGAEPAQATSEPSSDEPWGRVDEDGTVSVREATGWRVVGQYPDGSAEEALAYFERKYADLAGEVTLLEVRHRRGGASASDLRATARTVNGKLEHAAAVGDLASLVARVAALTETLAAESESEALAARAAVEDAVRARTELVEKAEALAARDPKTVQWKQATAELNSLFEQWQSQQQSGPRLPKSTAQQLWKRFRDARATVDKHRRAFYAELDEAHKGVRDRKTRLVEKAEALSSKGEDGIPAYRELLDEWKTAGRAGKKVDDALWARFKAAGDALYGARIEREAADAEASREKIELKRGLLEEAKAVGDERDIAKARSILTGIQRRWDEIGRIFPRDTERSLDDELRRVENALRTREDADWKRNDPEQKARANDMTRQLTDAIEKLEDELAAAKKSGDKRAIADATEALEARRSWLKALGG, encoded by the coding sequence GTGACTGCCGCAGCAGACTTCCAGCCCGAGACCGACGCCGCCGAGGACATCGCCGGCGGAGAACACGAGAACCCCGCCGCGGCCGCCGAAGCCGCCGACGCCGGCGAGAGCAGTCTCGAGGAGACGGATGCCGCGGCAGCCCCCGCCGGCACCGACCTCACCCCTCCCGACTCCCTCACGTCGGCCGACGAGTCCGAGGGCTCCACGGTGGCCGAGGCTGGGGATGCCGGGTCCGCGGGCGCCGAGCCGGCGCAGGCCACCTCCGAGCCGTCCTCGGACGAGCCGTGGGGTCGCGTGGACGAGGACGGAACGGTCTCGGTCCGCGAGGCGACCGGATGGCGCGTTGTGGGGCAGTACCCGGACGGCTCGGCCGAGGAGGCCCTCGCCTACTTCGAGCGCAAGTACGCGGACCTGGCCGGCGAGGTGACGCTCCTGGAGGTGCGCCACCGCCGCGGGGGCGCCTCGGCGTCTGATCTGCGGGCCACCGCGCGCACCGTCAACGGCAAGCTCGAGCACGCCGCCGCGGTCGGCGATCTCGCGAGCCTGGTCGCCCGCGTGGCGGCGCTCACCGAGACGCTCGCGGCGGAGTCGGAGAGCGAGGCTCTCGCCGCCCGAGCGGCCGTCGAGGACGCCGTCCGGGCGCGCACCGAGCTCGTCGAGAAGGCCGAGGCCCTGGCCGCGCGCGACCCCAAGACGGTGCAGTGGAAGCAGGCCACCGCCGAGCTCAACTCGCTGTTCGAGCAGTGGCAGTCGCAGCAGCAGAGCGGGCCGCGCCTGCCGAAGTCCACCGCGCAGCAGCTCTGGAAGAGGTTCCGTGACGCGCGTGCGACGGTCGACAAGCACCGTCGCGCCTTCTACGCGGAGCTCGACGAGGCGCACAAGGGCGTCCGCGACCGCAAGACCCGTCTGGTCGAGAAGGCCGAGGCGCTGTCGTCCAAGGGCGAGGACGGCATTCCCGCCTACCGAGAGCTGCTGGATGAGTGGAAGACCGCCGGAAGGGCAGGCAAGAAGGTCGACGACGCGCTGTGGGCGCGCTTCAAGGCCGCCGGTGACGCCCTCTACGGCGCGCGGATCGAGCGCGAGGCCGCCGATGCCGAGGCGTCGCGCGAGAAGATCGAGCTCAAGCGGGGGCTGCTCGAGGAGGCGAAGGCGGTCGGCGACGAGCGCGACATCGCGAAGGCTCGATCGATCCTCACGGGCATTCAGCGTCGCTGGGACGAGATCGGGCGGATCTTCCCCCGCGACACCGAACGCTCCCTCGACGATGAGCTGCGCCGCGTCGAGAACGCGCTGCGCACCCGCGAGGATGCCGACTGGAAGCGCAACGACCCCGAGCAGAAGGCGCGCGCCAACGACATGACCCGGCAGCTCACCGACGCGATCGAGAAGCTCGAGGACGAGCTGGCGGCCGCGAAGAAGTCGGGTGACAAGCGTGCCATCGCCGACGCCACCGAGGCGCTGGAGGCGCGCCGCTCCTGGCTGAAGGCCCTGGGCGGCTGA
- a CDS encoding dioxygenase — MATGGKDRGTRAAKERARLYQARQEFHQGQARRRRRDNLVAGIAGGALVLVLIGAQTLYFVAGPGAPAPSPATTSTPAPTPAPTEPAPQPTPTTTSEPTPSPSAS, encoded by the coding sequence GTGGCGACCGGTGGCAAGGACCGCGGCACACGTGCGGCGAAGGAGCGCGCGCGGCTGTACCAGGCGCGGCAGGAGTTCCATCAGGGTCAGGCCCGTCGGCGACGCCGCGACAACCTCGTCGCCGGCATCGCCGGCGGCGCTCTCGTGCTCGTCCTCATCGGCGCACAGACGCTCTACTTCGTCGCCGGGCCGGGTGCGCCCGCGCCGTCTCCGGCGACGACGTCGACGCCGGCACCCACGCCCGCGCCGACCGAGCCCGCACCGCAGCCGACGCCCACGACCACGTCCGAGCCCACCCCCAGCCCCAGCGCGTCCTGA
- a CDS encoding replication-associated recombination protein A: MRPTSLDEVAGQSHLLRAGSPLVTLANPDAAARAATSVILWGPPGTGKTTLAQAIARSSGRRFVELSAVTAGVRDVREVMQEALTQRDLYGQSTILFLDEIHRFTKAQQDALLPGVENGWVVLIAATTENPSFSVISPLLSRSLLLTLKPLTDDDLRLLLDRAVSDPRGLSGAVVLGDEARDAIVRLASGDARRALTALEAAASLAVPDEDDDQDADAEALAEITVEHVSQAVDRALLRYDRQGDEHYDVISAFIKSIRGSDVDAAMHYLARMVEAGEDPRFIARRLIISAAEDIGLADPQALPIAVAAADAVQLIGMPEGRIPLAEATAYLATTAKSNAAYLAIDKAIADVRAGGFGRVPVHLRDAHYPGAKRLGHGKGYVYPHDTEIGVSPQQYLPDELRGRRYYEPKALGAERDVQARLEKIRRILDGG; this comes from the coding sequence ATGCGGCCCACCTCGCTGGACGAGGTGGCGGGGCAGTCGCATCTGCTGCGGGCGGGGTCGCCCCTGGTGACGCTCGCCAATCCCGACGCGGCCGCCCGCGCGGCGACCTCCGTCATCCTGTGGGGTCCGCCGGGCACCGGCAAGACGACGCTCGCCCAGGCGATCGCCCGCTCGTCCGGCCGGCGCTTCGTCGAACTGTCCGCCGTCACGGCGGGAGTGCGGGACGTCCGCGAGGTGATGCAGGAGGCGCTCACCCAGCGCGATCTGTACGGCCAGTCCACGATCCTCTTCCTCGACGAGATCCACCGGTTCACCAAGGCGCAGCAGGACGCCCTCCTTCCCGGCGTCGAGAACGGCTGGGTGGTCCTGATCGCCGCGACGACGGAGAACCCGTCCTTCTCGGTCATCTCGCCGCTGCTGTCACGCTCGCTGCTGCTCACGCTCAAGCCGCTCACCGACGACGACCTGCGCCTGCTGCTCGATCGCGCGGTGTCCGATCCGCGCGGGCTGTCCGGCGCGGTGGTGCTGGGGGACGAGGCCCGCGATGCGATCGTGCGCCTGGCGTCCGGCGACGCCAGGCGTGCCCTGACCGCGCTGGAGGCCGCCGCCTCCCTCGCCGTCCCGGACGAGGACGACGACCAAGACGCCGACGCCGAAGCCCTCGCCGAGATCACGGTCGAGCACGTCTCCCAGGCCGTGGACCGGGCGCTCTTGCGCTACGACCGGCAGGGCGACGAGCACTACGACGTCATCAGCGCGTTCATCAAGTCGATCCGCGGCTCGGACGTCGATGCCGCCATGCATTACCTCGCCCGCATGGTGGAGGCAGGCGAGGACCCCCGGTTCATCGCCCGCCGCCTGATCATCTCGGCCGCCGAGGACATCGGGCTGGCCGATCCGCAGGCCCTTCCGATCGCGGTGGCCGCCGCCGACGCGGTGCAGTTGATCGGGATGCCGGAGGGACGCATCCCGCTGGCGGAGGCGACGGCCTACCTCGCGACGACGGCGAAGTCCAATGCCGCGTATCTCGCGATCGACAAGGCGATCGCGGATGTGCGTGCCGGTGGCTTCGGGCGCGTGCCGGTGCACCTGCGCGACGCCCACTACCCGGGTGCCAAGCGCCTCGGGCACGGCAAGGGGTATGTCTATCCGCACGACACCGAGATCGGGGTCTCACCTCAGCAGTACCTGCCCGACGAGCTGCGCGGTCGGCGGTACTACGAGCCCAAAGCGCTCGGTGCCGAGCGCGACGTCCAGGCGCGCCTGGAGAAGATCCGGCGCATCCTCGACGGCGGATGA
- a CDS encoding PadR family transcriptional regulator: MASTPEAPMQFVILGLLLGGPLSLYDLQKRFAAGISLFYSASSGSIQRALQRLVTDGAVVVAEADGSRRGRKVHRITDDGRERWRAFMLAPIPDGTDAETTVLAKVFLLGRLEAPADRTAVLRSIREHIDSSRATLETLAAEVDAQAAGLDDASRHVFTFQRATLEYGLRSHALMREWIDDMGEWR, translated from the coding sequence TTGGCGTCGACCCCGGAGGCGCCGATGCAATTCGTGATCCTCGGCCTGCTGCTCGGCGGGCCGCTGTCGCTGTACGACCTGCAGAAGCGGTTCGCCGCAGGCATCTCGCTGTTCTACAGCGCCAGCTCCGGCAGCATCCAGCGCGCTCTGCAGCGCCTCGTCACGGACGGCGCCGTGGTCGTCGCCGAGGCCGACGGCAGCCGTCGCGGCCGCAAGGTCCACCGGATCACCGACGACGGTCGCGAGCGCTGGCGCGCGTTCATGCTCGCCCCCATCCCGGATGGAACGGATGCGGAGACCACCGTCCTCGCGAAGGTGTTCCTCCTCGGGCGGCTCGAGGCGCCGGCCGACCGCACCGCCGTGCTCCGCAGCATCCGTGAGCACATCGACAGCTCACGCGCGACGCTGGAGACGCTGGCGGCGGAGGTGGATGCGCAGGCCGCTGGTCTCGACGACGCCTCACGGCACGTCTTCACGTTCCAGCGCGCGACGCTCGAGTACGGGCTGCGCTCGCACGCGCTGATGCGCGAGTGGATCGACGACATGGGGGAGTGGCGATGA
- the rpsD gene encoding 30S ribosomal protein S4, with product MATKSQDRRKVRLSRALGVALTPKAARYLEKRPYAPGEHGRTKRKADSDYAVRLREKQRLREQYGIREKQLRIQFNEARRTQGLTGENLVEQLEMRLDALVLRAGFARTTAQARQLVVHRHILVDGQLVDRPSFRVKPGQLIHVKGKSEGLEPFQVAAAGGHADVLPPVPAYLEVELDKLQARLVRRPKRAEVPVVCDVQLVVEYYAAR from the coding sequence GTGGCTACGAAGTCCCAGGACCGCCGCAAGGTCCGTCTGTCGCGCGCCCTTGGCGTCGCGCTCACCCCCAAGGCCGCCCGCTACCTCGAGAAGCGTCCGTACGCTCCGGGCGAGCACGGCCGCACCAAGCGCAAGGCCGACAGCGACTACGCCGTCCGCCTGCGCGAGAAGCAGCGTCTGCGCGAGCAGTACGGCATCCGCGAGAAGCAGCTGCGCATCCAGTTCAACGAGGCCCGCCGCACCCAGGGCCTGACCGGTGAGAACCTGGTCGAGCAGCTCGAGATGCGTCTGGACGCCCTCGTGCTCCGCGCCGGCTTCGCCCGCACCACCGCGCAGGCGCGTCAGCTCGTCGTGCACCGCCACATCCTTGTGGACGGCCAGCTCGTCGACCGCCCGTCGTTCCGCGTGAAGCCGGGTCAGCTGATCCACGTCAAGGGCAAGAGCGAGGGCCTCGAGCCCTTCCAGGTGGCAGCCGCCGGCGGTCACGCCGACGTCCTGCCCCCGGTTCCGGCCTACCTCGAGGTCGAGCTCGACAAGCTCCAGGCCCGTCTCGTGCGTCGCCCCAAGCGCGCCGAGGTCCCCGTGGTCTGCGACGTCCAGCTCGTCGTCGAGTACTACGCGGCCCGGTAA
- a CDS encoding ATPase, whose protein sequence is MKLLWFLLGIAAGFVLAHLVNKDPRGHEILAEVDARITEFTDRIGDAYREQEARFADIVDDVRDAAAEAAGTAAAAASDALDSAQTAARKLAD, encoded by the coding sequence ATGAAGCTCCTGTGGTTCCTGCTCGGCATCGCCGCCGGATTCGTCCTCGCGCACCTGGTCAACAAGGACCCGCGCGGCCACGAGATCCTCGCCGAGGTCGACGCCCGCATCACGGAGTTCACCGACCGCATCGGCGACGCGTATCGCGAGCAGGAGGCCCGATTCGCCGACATCGTCGACGATGTGCGGGATGCTGCCGCCGAGGCCGCCGGCACGGCCGCCGCCGCGGCATCCGACGCCCTCGACTCGGCGCAGACCGCGGCCCGCAAGCTCGCGGACTGA